Within Streptomyces albofaciens JCM 4342, the genomic segment GTACGCCCGTACGAACCCCATGCCCGCTGCGTGACCGTCTCAACACGATCCGTGAGGACCGGTTCCGGCCGGTCTTCCGCCAGGTCCGGTGCGGTCCGCCGTGATCCGGCGCGGTCCGCGTGCTGTGTATCACCGACTGATACGGGCGGCCGCGCCCGGGAACGGGTCTGAGACACTGGAGGGGTGATCTCCCGAATCGATCTGCGCGGTGACGCCCTCCCCGAGGGCGCCGCCCTGCGCGACCTGCTGCCCCGTGCCGAGTTCGACGTGGAAGCCGCCCTGGAGAAGGTGCGGCCCATCTGCGAGGACGTGCGCCATCGTGGGACGGCCGCGCTGATCGAGTACGCCCATCGGTTCGACGGGGTCGCCATCGAGCGCGTACGGGTGCCCGCCGAGGCGCTCCAGCGGGCGCTCGCGGAGCTGGACCCGGCCGTACGGGCCGCCCTGGAGGAGTCGATCCGGCGCGCCCGGATCGTCCACCGCGAACAGCGCCGCACCGACGTCACGACCAAGGTCGTGCCCGGCGGCACGGTCACCGAGCGCTGGGTCCCGGTCGAGCGCGTCGGCCTGTATGTACCCGGTGGCCTGGCGGTCTACCCGTCCTCCGTGGTCATGAACGTCGTCCCGGCCCAGGAGGCGGGCGTCGACGCGGTCGCCGTCACCTCCCCGCCGCAGGCGGAGTTCGGCGGCCTGCCGCACCCGACCATCCTCGCCGCCTGCGCCCTGCTCGGCGTGGACGAGGTGTACGCGGCCGGCGGCGCCCAGGCGATCGCGATGTTCGCGTACGGCACCGAGGAGTGCCGCCCGGTCAACCTGGTCACCGGCCCCGGCAACATCTACGTCGCCGCCGCCAAGCGCCTGCTCAAGGGCCGCATCGGCATCGACGCGGAGGCCGGGCCCACCGAGATCGCGGTCCTCGCGGACGCCACCGCCGACGCCGCGCACGTCGCCGCCGACCTGATCAGCCAGGCCGAGCACGACACGCTGGCCGCCGCCGTCCTGGTCACCGATTCGGCCGAACTGGCCGCGGCCGTCGAGACCGAGCTGAAGACCCAGGTCGCCGCCACGAAGCACACCGAGCGGATCAGCACCGCGCTGGCCGGCCGGCAGTCCGCGATCGTGCTGGTGGACGGCGTGGACGAGGGCCTGAAGGTGGTCGACGCGTACGGCGCCGAGCACCTGGAGATCCAGACCGCCGACGCCTCCGCGGTCGCCGCCCGGGTCCGCAACGCCGGCGCGGTCTTCGTCGGCCCGTACGCCCCCGTCTCGCTCGGCGACTACTGCGCCGGCTCCAACCACGTCCTGCCCACCGGCGGCTGCGCCTGCCACTCCTCGGGCCTGTCCGTCCAGTCCTTCCTGCGCGGCATCCATGTCGTGGACTACAGCCGCGACGCGCTGGCCGAGGTCGCCCACCACGTGGTGACCCTCGCCGAGGCCGAGGACCTCCCGGCCCACGGCGCGGCGCTGAAGGCCAGGTTCGACTGGAAGATCCCGCAGGGCGAGTGAGCGAGCACGTGACGAAGATCGACGACCTTCCCATCCGGGACGAGCTGCGCGGCAAGTCCCCGTACGGCGCGCCGCAGCTGGACGTGCCCGTACGCCTGAACACCAACGAGAACCCGTACCCGCTGCCCGAGCCGCTGGTGCGGCGCATCGCCGAGCGGGTCACCGAGGCCGCCCGCGAGCTGAACCGCTACCCCGACCGGGACGCGGTCGAGCTGCGCACGGCGCTGGCCGCCTATCTGACGCGCACCGGCGGCCACGAGGTCACGCTCGCGAACGTCTGGGCCGCCAACGGCTCCAACGAGGTCATCCAGCAGCTGCTCCAGACCTTCGGCGGCCCTGGCCGCACCGCCATCGGCTTCGAGCCCTCGTACTCGATGCACGGCCTGATCTCCCGCGGCACCGGCACCGGCTGGCTCTCCGGCCCGCGCAACGACGACTTCACCATCGACGTCGAGGCGGCCGTGGCGGCCATCGGCGAGCACCGGCCCGACGTGGTCTTCATCTGCTCGCCCAACAACCCCACCGGCACCGCCGTCGCCGCCGAAACGGTTCTCGCGCTGTACGAGGCCGCGCAGGCGGCCCGCGCGGACACCGGCGGCGCGCTGGTCGTGGTGGACGAGGCGTACGGCGAGTTCAGCCACCGCCCCTCGCTGCTCCCGCTGATCGAGGGCCGCCCCAACCTGGTCGTCTCGCGCACCATGTCCAAGGCGTTCGGCGCCGCCGGCCTGCGCCTGGGCTACCTGGCCGCCGACCCCGCCGTGGTCGACGCCGTCCAGCTCGTCCGCCTGCCGTACCACCTCTCGTCCGTCACCCAGGCCACCGCGCTCGCCGCCCTGGAGCACACCGACACGCTCCTGAAGTACGTCGAGCAGCTCAAGGCCGAGCGCGACCGGCTGGTGGACGAGCTGCGCGCCATCGGCTGCGAGGTGGTGGATTCGGACGCGAACTTCGTCCAGTTCGGGCGGTTCGACGACCAGCACGCCACCTGGCAGGCCATCCTCGACCAGGGCGTCCTGGTCCGTGACAACGGCGTACCGGGCTGGCTGCGGGTCACCGCGGGAACCCCGGCCGAGAACGACGCGTTCCTCGACGCGGTCCGTGCAGTACTGAAGGAGAACCGATGAACCGCGTTGGGCGCGTGGAGCGCACCACGAAGGAGACCTCGGTGCTGGTCGAGATCGATCTCGACGGCACCGGGCAGGTCGATGTGTCGACAGGCGTCGGCTTCTACGACCACATGCTCGACCAGCTCGGCCGGCACGGTCTGTTCGACCTCAAGGTCAAGACCGACGGCGACCTGCACATCGACACCCACCACACCATCGAGGACACCGCCCTCGCGCTGGGCGCCGCCTTCAAGCAGGCCCTCGGCGACAAGGTCGGCATCTACCGCTTCGGCAACTGCACCGTCCCGCTGGACGAGTCGCTGGCCCAGGTGACCGTCGACCTCTCCGGCCGTCCCTACCTGGTGCACACCGAGCCGGAGAACATCGCGCCGATGATCGGCACGTACGACACCACGATGACCCGGCACATCCTGGAGTCCTTCGTGGCGCAGGCGCAGATCGCCCTGCACGTCCACGTCCCGTACGGCCGCAACGCCCACCACATCGTGGAGTGCCAGTTCAAGGCGCTGGCCCGCGCGCTGCGGTATGCCAGCGAGCGCGACCCGCGCGCCGCCGGCATCCTCCCGTCCACCAAGGGAGCGCTGTGAACGGCCTGTCCACCGTCTTCATCGTGCTCGGCCTCTTCCTGCTCGGCGGGCTCTACTCCTTCTGGAAGCAGGGGATGGGCAAGAGCGTGCTCGTCCTGCTGGGCATCGGCTCGGCCATGTGCCTGGCCGCCGGCATTCTCCGTCTGGATGTGTGGAATTGAGTACCGCACCCGCGAAGAAGGTCGTCGTCTTCGACTACGGCTTCGGCAACGTCCGCTCCGCCGAGCGCGCCCTCGCCCACGTCGGCGCCGACGTGGAGATCACCGGTGACTACGACAAGGCGATGAACGCCGACGGGCTGCTCGTCCCCGGCGTCGGCGCCTTCGCCGCCTGCATGAAGGGCCTGCGCGAGGCCCGCGGCGACTGGGTCATCGGCCGCCGCCTGGCCGGCGGCCGCCCCGTCATGGGCATCTGCGTCGGCATGCAGATCCTCTTCTCCCGCGGCATCGAGCACGGCGTGGAGACCGAGGGCATGGACGAGTGGCCCGGCACGGTCGGCCCCCTCAAGGCCGACGTCGTCCCGCACATGGGCTGGAACACCGTCCAGGCCCCGGAGGACTCGCGCCTGTTCGCCGGGCTGCCCGCCGACGCCCGCTACTACTTCGTGCACTCCTACGCCGTACGCGACTGGGAGCTGGAAGTCGGCAACCCCAACATGCGCGCGCCCAAGGTCACGTGGGCCACGCACGGCGAGCCGTTCGTGGCCGCCGTCGAGAACGGCCCGCTGTGGGCCACCCAGTTCCACCCCGAGAAGTCCGGCGACGCCGGCGCCCAGCTGCTGTCCAACTGGACCCAGACCCTCTAGGACCCTCCGCGATGAGCAAGCTCGAACTCCTCCCCGCCGTCGACGTCCGCGACGGCCAGGCGGTCCGCCTCGTGCACGGCGAGTCCGGCTCCGAGACCTCCTACGGCGACCCGCTCCAGGCCGCGCTGGCCTGGCAGCGCGCGGGCGCCGAGTGGCTGCACCTGGTCGACCTCGACGCGGCGTTCGGCACCGGCGACAACCGCACGCGGATCGCCGAGGTGGCCCGCTCGATGGACATCAAGGTCGAACTGTCCGGCGGCATCCGCGACGACGCCTCCCTGGAGGCCGCGCTCGCCACCGGCTGCACGCGCGTCAACCTCGGTACGGCGGCCCTGGAGACCCCCGAGTGGGTCGCCAAGGTCATCGCCGAGCACGGCGACAAGATCGCGGTCGGCCTGGACGTCCGCGGCACCACGCTGCGCGGCCGCGGCTGGACCCGCGACGGCGGCGACCTCTACGAGACGCTGGCCCGCCTGGACTCCGAGGGCTGCGCCCGCTACGTCGTCACCGACATCAACAAGGACGGCACCCTCCAGGGCCCCAACCTGGAGCTGCTGCGCAACGTGTGCGCCGCGACCGACAAGCCGGTCGTCGCCTCCGGCGGCGTCTCCTCCCTTGATGACCTCCGCGCGATCGCCACCCTGGTACCGGAAGGCGTCGAGGGCGCCATCGTCGGCAAGGCGCTCTACGCCAAGGCGTTCACCCTGGAAGAGGCATTGGAGGCCGTGTCGTCATGACCATCGAGCGCGCGCAGACCGACAGTCCCTGGGAAGAGATCATCGGATTCGCGCGCGCCGTGGCGGCCGGCGACCGCGTCCTGGTCGCCGGCACGATGCCACTGGTCGACGGCGTGCTGTACGGGGAGGGCGACCCGTACGAGCAGACCAAGGTCGCCTTCTCCAACGCGCTGGCCGCCCTGGAGCCCTTCGGGCTGGGCGCCGGCGCGGTCATCCGCACCCGCATGTACCTGACCCACGCGCGGGACGTGGACGCGGCGGCCCGCGCCCACAAGGAACTCTTCGACGCCGTACGGCCCGCCGCGACCCTGGTCGTGGTCTCCGGCTTCGCCGACTCGCGCGTACTGGTCGAAGTCGAACTGGAAGCATTCAGAGAGGCCACGAGCACATGACCCTGGCGGTCCGAGTCATCCCCTGCCTGGACGTGGACAACGGCCGGGTCGTCAAGGGCGTCAACTTCAAGAACCTGCGCGACGCCGGCGACCCCGTCGAAATGGCCAAGATCTACGGCCAGGAAGGCGCCGACGAGCTGACCTTCCTCGACATCACGGCCTCCTCCGGCAACCGCGAGACCACCTACGACGTGGTCCGCCGCACCGCCGAACAGGTCTTCATCCCGCTCACGGTCGGCGGCGGCGTCCGCACCCCCGAGGACGTCGACAAACTCCTGCGCGCCGGCGCGGACAAGGTCGGCGTCAACACCGCCGCCATCGCCCGCCCCGACCTGATCCGCGAGATCGCCGAACGCTTCGGCAGCCAGGTCCTGGTCCTGTCCGTCGACGCCCGCCGCACCGGAACCGGCTCCTTCGAGGTCACCACGCACGGCGGCCGCCGCGGCACCGGCATCGACGCCGTCGAATGGGCCCACCGCGCCGCCGACCTCGGCGCCGGCGAGATCCTCCTGAACTCCATGGACGCCGACGGCACCAAGGACGGCTACGACACGGAGATGATCGCCGCCGTCCGCAAACACGTCACCGTCCCCGTCATCGCCAGCGGCGGCGCGGGCCGCCTGGCCGACTTCCCGCCCGCCGTCGAGGCCGGCGCGGACGCGGTGCTGGCCGCGTCCGTCTTCCACTTCGGGGACCTGCGGATCGGCGAGGTGAAGGAGACGCTGCGGGGGGCGGGGCATCCGGTGCGGTGAGGGGCGTGCGCGGGGCGCGCGTGGGGTGGCGCACGTCCGGTTCACTCCTGGTAGTGAATCTGGTAGTGATCAAGGTGGCGCCGGGTCTAGCCTGCGCATATGCCTGGAATCACGATTGAGTTCACCGAGGAAGAGCTGTCCGAGCTGCGCGCCGAGGCCAAGGAGCAGGGCGTCGCGATCAAACGGCTGGCGCACGGGATACTGACCGAGAGCGTGGTGCGGCGGCGGCAGCGGCAGAAGTTCGTCGAAGGCGCGAGCGACAAGTTCGCGGCTCTGGCGCCCGAGTTCCTCGACTCCTTCGAGGCGGGGGACCGATGATCCTTGCCATCGACGCCGGCTGGATCCTGGGAATCCAGGCCAGCCACGTCCCCAGCGACCCGCGTCTGCGGGACTGGGGCGCGCTGCACGCCGTCGTGGAAAGGCACCGGTTCGAGAGGTTCGCAGGCGAGGTCTATTACGAGGAGACTCCGACACGCGCCGCCACGCTACTCGAAACCATGGTGCTCCTGCGGCCGTTCGAGGACTACAACGGCATCATCGGAGCTGCGTGCGCCTGGACGTACATGGAGGATTCCGGCGAGGACATTGCGCCACCCCCAGGCGCGATGTCGCAACTGGTACGCGACCTCCGTGAGAAGCGGACGGACCTGCTGGATGCCGCGCGTCGGCTGCGGAGCTGGAAATCTTAGGAGGTGCGGCCCGCGTGGTAAGTGACCGCGCGGGCCGCCGCGCGTAACGGGCCTATCGGGACAGTCGCTGCCCGATTCCCCCGTGGTGCTTGTGTTCATGGTCGGGGGCTCCCTACCGTTCTCGCGTTCGGATCCCGGACGCCCACCGGAAGGGAACCCGCCATGATGTTTTCCCCGACAGGCCGCCACCGAGCCCCGCGTCGCCGCAGCGGTGCGGGCCGATTACTCACCCGCGCCTCGACCGCGGCCGCCACCCTCGCGCTGCCGGTCGTCGGCGCGTCCGTCGCCTCCGCCGCGGACGGCGGGACGTACACCGTCGCCCCCGGCGACAGCCTCTCCGAGATCGCCGCGAAGCACGGCGTCAAGGGCGGCTGGACGAAGCTCTACGCGAGCAACCGGTCCGCGGTCGGCGGTGATCCGGACCTGGTCAAGGTCGGTACGAAACTGAAGCTGAGCGGTACGGCCGCCACCCCGCAGCGGCACGTCTCGCGCTCCGCCGACCGGCCCGCCGTGCGTGCCGCGGCCGGTGACGCCGTACGGCCCGTCAGCGGCGGCACGCTCACCGCCGGGTTCGGGGCCTCGGGAGGCCGTTGGGCACGCGGGCACACGGGGCAGGACTTCGCCGTGCCGGTGGGGACCGCCGTACGGGCCGCCCGCGGCGGGACCGTGGTGAAGGCCGGCTGGGGCGGCGCGTACGGGTACGAGGTCGTCATCCGGCATCACAGCGGCTCGTACACGCAGTACGCGCACCTCTCGCAGATCCGGGTGCCGGTGGGCAGCTCCGTGGACGCCGGTGAGCGCATCGGGCGGTCCGGTGCCACCGGCAACGTCACCGGACCGCACCTGCACTTCGAGGTCCGGGCCACCCCGGACTACGGGTCCGCGGTGGACCCGATGGCCTGGCTGCGCCGGCACGGCGCGTTCGATTAGGCGGTGGCTCTCGCCTCACCGCCTGCCCTTGCGGGCCGCCCGTACGTACTCCCGGTTCATCCTGGTGATGCTGAACAGCGGGATGCCCTTCGGGCAGGCGGTGGCGCACTCCCCGGTGAGGGTGCAGCCGCCGAAGCCCTCCTCGTCCATCGTGGACACCATGTCCAGGACCCGCGACTCGCGTTCGGGCGCGCCCTGGGGCAGCACGTTGAGATGGTTGACCTTGGCCGAGGTGAACAGCATGGCCGAGCCGTTCGGGCAGGCGGCCACGCACGCGCCGCAGCCGATGCACTCGGCGTGCTCGAAGGCGGTGTCCGCGTCCGGCTTCGGTACGGGTGTGGCGTGCGCCTCGGGCGCGGCGCCGGTCGGCGCGGTGATGTAGCCGCCGGACTGGATGATCCGGTCGAAGGCGGAGCGGTCCACGACCAGGTCCCGTACGACGGGGAAGGCCGCCGCGCGCCACGGCTCGACGTCGATGGTGTCGCCGTCCCGGAAGGAGCGCATGTGGAGCTGGCAGGTCGTGGTGCGCTCCGGGCCGTGTGCCTCGCCGTTGATCACCAGGCTGCACGCGCCGCAGATGCCCTCGCGGCAGTCGTGGTCGAAGGCGACCGGGTCGTCGCCCTTGAGGATGAGTTCTTCGTTGAGGGTGTCGAGCATCTCCAGGAACGACATGTCGGGCGAGATGCCGTCCACGTCGTAGGTGGTCATGCCGCCGTCGGCGCCGGCGTCGCGCTGGCGCCAGACGCGCAGGGTGAGCTTCATGCGTAGCTCCGCTGGGTGGGGTGGACGTACTCGAAGACCAGGTCTTCCTTGTGCAGGACGGGAGCGGTGCCGGTGCCGGTGAACTCCCAGGCGGCGGCGTAGGAGAACTCCTCGTCGCGGCGGGCGGCCTCGCCGTCGGGGGTCTGCGACTCCTCGCGGAAGTGGCCGCCGCACGACTCGGTGCGGTGCAGCGCGTCGAGGCACATCAGCTCGGCCAGCTCCAGGTAGTCGACGATGCGGTTGGCCTTCTCCAAGGACTGGTTCAGCTCCCGGCCGGTGCCGGGCACCTTGATGCGGCGCCAGAACTCCTCGCGGATCTGGGGGATGCGGTCCAGCGCCTTGCGCAGACCGGTTTCCGTACGGGCCATGCCGCACAGCTCCCACATCAGCTCGCCCAGTTCGCGGTGGAAGGAGTCGGGGGTGCGGTCGCCGTCGACGGCCAGGAGGAGGTTGAGCTGGTCCTCGGTCCGGGCCAGTGCCTCCTGGACGGCGGGGTGGTCGGTGGTGACCTCGTCGTGGTGCGGGTTGCGGGCCAGGTAGTCGTTGATGGTCGACGGCAGGACGAAGTAGCCGTCGGCCAGGCCCTGCATGAGCGCGGACGCGCCGAGCCGGTTGGCGCCGTGGTCGGAGAAGTTGGCCTCGCCGATGGCGAACAGGCCGGGGACGGTGGTCTGGAGGTCGTAGTCGACCCAGAGGCCGCCCATCGTGTAGTGCACGGCGGGGTAGATCCGCATCGGGACCTCGTACGGATTCTCCGCGGTGATCCGCTCGTACATGTCGAAGAGGTTGCCGTACTTCTCCTCGACGGCCTTGCGGCCCATCCGGGCGATGGCGTCCGCGAAGTCCAGGTAGACGCCCTGGCCGCCGGGGCCGACGCCGCGTCCTTCGTCGCACACGTTCTTGGCCGCGCGGGAGGCGATGTCGCGGGGGACGAGGTTGCCGAAGGAGGGGTAGATCCGCTCCAGGTAGTAGTCGCGCTCGTCCTCGGGGATCTCGGCGGGCGGACGTGTGTCGCCCTTGGCCTTCGGGACCCAGATGCGGCCGTCGTTGCGCAGCGACTCGCTCATCAGCGTCAGCTTGGACTGGTGGTCGCCGGTGCGCGGGATGCAGGTGGGGTGGATCTGGGTGAAGCAGGGGTTGGCGAAGTACGCGCCGCGCCGGTGCGCCCGCCAGATCGCGGTGGCGTTGGAGTTCATGGCGTTGGTCGACAGGTAGAACACGTTGCCGTAGCCGCCGGAGGCGAGGACGACGGCGTCCGCGAAGTAGGTGTCGATCCGGCCGGTGATCAGATCGCGGGCGACGATGCCGCGCGCCCGTCCGTCGATGACGATCAGGTCGAGCATCTCCGTACGCGGGTGCATCTCGACGTTGCCGGCGGCGATCTGCCGGGAGAGTGCCTGGTAGGCGCCGAGCAGCAGTTGCTGCCCGGTCTGGCCACGGGCGTAGAACGTACGGGAGACCTGGACGCCGCCGAAGGAACGGGTGTCGAGCAGACCGCCGTACTCCCGGGCGAACGGCACGCCCTGGGCCACGCACTGGTCGATGATCTCCACGGAGATCTGCGCCAGGCGGTGCACATTGGACTCGCGGGCCCGGAAGTCGCCGCCCTTGACGGTGTCGTAGAACAGGCGGTGCACCGAGTCGCCGTCGTTGCGGTAGTTCTTCGCCGCGTTGATGCCGCCCTGCGCGGCGATCGAGTGGGCGCGGCGCGGCGAGTCCTGGTAGCAGAACTGCACCACGTGGTAGCCCTGTTCGGCGAGCGTGGCGCCCGCCGAGCCGCCGGCCAGGCCGGTGCCGACGACGATGACGGTGTGCTTGCGGCGGTTGGCCGGGTTGACCAGCTTGGCCCGGAAGCGGCGGGTGTCCCAGCGCTCGGCGACCGGGCCCCCGGGCGCCTTGGTGTCGGCGACCGGCTCCCCGGTCCGGTAATCGGTGTACGTGGTCATGGTCAGCTCACTGCTCCGGTCACGACGGCCACCGGTACGGCGACGAAGCCCGCCGTCAGCACCAGGGCGAGGAGGTTGGCGACGGTCTTGAGCGCCCGGTCCCGGGCGGCGCTGCCCACGCCCAGCGTCTGCGCGGCGCTCCAGAACCCGTGCCGGACGTGCAGGCCGAGGGCGAGCATCGCCACGATGTAGAGCGTGGTGACGGGCCAGCGGTCGAAGGACGCGATCAGGTTCTCGTACGGGTGTCCGGCCTCGGCGTGCGGGTTCACCGTCAGCGTCGTCAGGTCGAGGATGTGCCAGACGATGAACAGCGCGAGGATGACGCCGCCCCAGCGCATGGTGCGGGTGGCGTAGCTGGTGCGCGCCTTCTTGTGCACGTACCCGCTCGGCCGCGCCTTGATGTCGCGGCGGCTGAGCTGGAAGGCGGCCACTCCGTGGGTCAGCACGGCGGCCAGCAGCACCACCCGCGCGATCCACAGGAACCACTCGTGGTGCAGGAAGGGTTCGCCGACGGTCCGCAGCCAGTGCGCGTAGCCGTTGAACTCGTCGGGGCCGAAGAAAATCTTGAGGTTGCCCATCATGTGCGCGACCAGGTACAGCAGCATCACCACGCCGCTGACCGCCATCGCGGTCTTCTTGCCGACGGTCGAGCGCCACAGCAGGCCCGCGAAGGACGGCCGCCGATCCGTCCGGGTGTCCAGTGCCATGGGTCCCGACGGTAGGGACCGACCGGCCCATCAGTCCAAGACATGGAACAGCTCATCTCCATAGCCGCTGCCTATCGACGCCTATCATCGGCCGTATGCAGCTCCAGCAGCTCCGCTACTTCGCGGCGGTCGCCGACACCCGCCACTTCACCCGCGCCGCCGAACGCGAGCACGTCGCACAGCCCTCGCTGTCGCAGCAGATCAGAGCCCTGGAACGGGAGCTGGGCGCCGAACTGTTCCACCGGGCGCGCGGCCACATCACCCTCACCGACGCGGGCCGTACGCTGCTGCCGCTGGCCCGCCGCATCCTCGCCGACACCGAGACAGCGCGGCGCGAGGTGCAGGAGGTGGCGCAGCTGCGGCGCGGCCGGCTGCGGCTCGGCGCGCCGCCGAGCCTGTGCGCGAGCCTGGTCCCGGACGTGCTGAGCGTCTTCCACACCGCGTACCCGGGCGTGGACCTGGTCGTCCACGAGGACGGTTCGCAGGATCTCGTACGGGTCCTGGCGGCCGGCGAACTGGACCTCGCGCTCATCATCACCCCGCTCCCGGAGCAGGCCCCGGCGCTGGCCACCGCCGAACTGCTGCGGGAGGAACTGGTCGTGGTCTCGGCGCCGGACCGTCCGGCCCCGGCGCGGCGCGGGCGCCGGCTGCGCGTCGAAGACCTCCGGGACCACCCGCTGGCGATGTTCCGGCGCGGCTACGACCTGCGGGAGTTCACCGTGGCGGCCTGCCGCGCGGCCGGCTTCGAGCCGGTCTTCACCGTCGAGGGCGGCGAGATGGACGCGGTACTGGGGTTCGTCCGCGCCGGGCTGGGCGTCGCGGTGGTGCCCAGCATGGTCGCCGAACGCTCCGGACTGCGCGTCACCCGCTTCGCCACCCCCGACATGCACCGGGTGATCTCGGTGGCCCACCGGGGAGATGTCTCGCCGCCGCGGGCCGCCCGCGAACTCCGGCGCATTCTGCTGGGGCATCTGGGGCTGGAGATGCCCGGTGAGTGACGGTGTCCGGCGCATCGGTGGCGGTTTCTGATCCCCTGCGAGGGGGCGGTTTCCGGCCACGCGGAAGCAGGGGTGCGCGCGTCCGTACGGAGCGGCGCGCAGGTGGCAGGGGGCGCGAACCGGCGTGCGACACAGTGGTCCCAAGGTGAACAGACCGTTTTCGGGCAGAAGCAGGGGCGACCATTGCGCTTTCTACGTTTGCGGCGCTAAAAAAGCTGCATTCGCCCAATCGGCGGAACCGCAATGGATTTACGGGGGGAAGATCCGAAAATGCCGATGTTGCTGGAAGATGTGTACGCGGGAGCGCCGACCGTAAAATCGGGACGGCATCTCACCACCGTCAACGAATTCACCGACCAATCACCCGCACTCCGCCCCGAGGTGCTCGCCGAGGCGACCCGGCGGCTGGTCGAACTGGGGGACTTCGAGGCCGGGAAGATCCTGGTCGAGGAGGACAAGGGCGCCATCCTCGGCAGCGCGGTCTCGCTGGCCGTGGGACTGCCGCTCGCGGTGGCCCGCTGGTACACCTACGACCTGGGCGGCCACGGCATCTCGGTGCCCATCGACAGCGAATACTTCACGGGCACGCTCTACATCAACGGCGTCGAACCGGGGGACCGGGTGACGATCGTCGACGACACGATCAGCACCGGCGGCACCCTCGTCGCCCTGATCGAGGCCGTCCGGGCGGCCGGCGCACGGGTCGAGGAAGTCCTGGTGGCGGTGGAGAAGCCGGAGAACGGCGGCCGCGAGCGGATCGCCGCCCGCTTCGGCATCGCGGTCCGCTCGGTCATCCGCATCGCCGTCGACCCGGGCACCGGGCGCGTCGTCGTCCTGGGCTGAGGCCGTACGGGAAACAGCGCCGCACACCGGCGCACCGCCTTTCCCCGGCGTTCCCACATTTTCCCGCACGCCGGAG encodes:
- the hisD gene encoding histidinol dehydrogenase, whose protein sequence is MISRIDLRGDALPEGAALRDLLPRAEFDVEAALEKVRPICEDVRHRGTAALIEYAHRFDGVAIERVRVPAEALQRALAELDPAVRAALEESIRRARIVHREQRRTDVTTKVVPGGTVTERWVPVERVGLYVPGGLAVYPSSVVMNVVPAQEAGVDAVAVTSPPQAEFGGLPHPTILAACALLGVDEVYAAGGAQAIAMFAYGTEECRPVNLVTGPGNIYVAAAKRLLKGRIGIDAEAGPTEIAVLADATADAAHVAADLISQAEHDTLAAAVLVTDSAELAAAVETELKTQVAATKHTERISTALAGRQSAIVLVDGVDEGLKVVDAYGAEHLEIQTADASAVAARVRNAGAVFVGPYAPVSLGDYCAGSNHVLPTGGCACHSSGLSVQSFLRGIHVVDYSRDALAEVAHHVVTLAEAEDLPAHGAALKARFDWKIPQGE
- a CDS encoding histidinol-phosphate transaminase, coding for MTKIDDLPIRDELRGKSPYGAPQLDVPVRLNTNENPYPLPEPLVRRIAERVTEAARELNRYPDRDAVELRTALAAYLTRTGGHEVTLANVWAANGSNEVIQQLLQTFGGPGRTAIGFEPSYSMHGLISRGTGTGWLSGPRNDDFTIDVEAAVAAIGEHRPDVVFICSPNNPTGTAVAAETVLALYEAAQAARADTGGALVVVDEAYGEFSHRPSLLPLIEGRPNLVVSRTMSKAFGAAGLRLGYLAADPAVVDAVQLVRLPYHLSSVTQATALAALEHTDTLLKYVEQLKAERDRLVDELRAIGCEVVDSDANFVQFGRFDDQHATWQAILDQGVLVRDNGVPGWLRVTAGTPAENDAFLDAVRAVLKENR
- the hisB gene encoding imidazoleglycerol-phosphate dehydratase HisB, translating into MNRVGRVERTTKETSVLVEIDLDGTGQVDVSTGVGFYDHMLDQLGRHGLFDLKVKTDGDLHIDTHHTIEDTALALGAAFKQALGDKVGIYRFGNCTVPLDESLAQVTVDLSGRPYLVHTEPENIAPMIGTYDTTMTRHILESFVAQAQIALHVHVPYGRNAHHIVECQFKALARALRYASERDPRAAGILPSTKGAL
- the hisH gene encoding imidazole glycerol phosphate synthase subunit HisH, which gives rise to MELSTAPAKKVVVFDYGFGNVRSAERALAHVGADVEITGDYDKAMNADGLLVPGVGAFAACMKGLREARGDWVIGRRLAGGRPVMGICVGMQILFSRGIEHGVETEGMDEWPGTVGPLKADVVPHMGWNTVQAPEDSRLFAGLPADARYYFVHSYAVRDWELEVGNPNMRAPKVTWATHGEPFVAAVENGPLWATQFHPEKSGDAGAQLLSNWTQTL
- the priA gene encoding bifunctional 1-(5-phosphoribosyl)-5-((5-phosphoribosylamino)methylideneamino)imidazole-4-carboxamide isomerase/phosphoribosylanthranilate isomerase PriA, which translates into the protein MSKLELLPAVDVRDGQAVRLVHGESGSETSYGDPLQAALAWQRAGAEWLHLVDLDAAFGTGDNRTRIAEVARSMDIKVELSGGIRDDASLEAALATGCTRVNLGTAALETPEWVAKVIAEHGDKIAVGLDVRGTTLRGRGWTRDGGDLYETLARLDSEGCARYVVTDINKDGTLQGPNLELLRNVCAATDKPVVASGGVSSLDDLRAIATLVPEGVEGAIVGKALYAKAFTLEEALEAVSS
- a CDS encoding Rid family hydrolase; protein product: MTIERAQTDSPWEEIIGFARAVAAGDRVLVAGTMPLVDGVLYGEGDPYEQTKVAFSNALAALEPFGLGAGAVIRTRMYLTHARDVDAAARAHKELFDAVRPAATLVVVSGFADSRVLVEVELEAFREATST
- the hisF gene encoding imidazole glycerol phosphate synthase subunit HisF; amino-acid sequence: MTLAVRVIPCLDVDNGRVVKGVNFKNLRDAGDPVEMAKIYGQEGADELTFLDITASSGNRETTYDVVRRTAEQVFIPLTVGGGVRTPEDVDKLLRAGADKVGVNTAAIARPDLIREIAERFGSQVLVLSVDARRTGTGSFEVTTHGGRRGTGIDAVEWAHRAADLGAGEILLNSMDADGTKDGYDTEMIAAVRKHVTVPVIASGGAGRLADFPPAVEAGADAVLAASVFHFGDLRIGEVKETLRGAGHPVR
- a CDS encoding M23 family metallopeptidase: MMFSPTGRHRAPRRRSGAGRLLTRASTAAATLALPVVGASVASAADGGTYTVAPGDSLSEIAAKHGVKGGWTKLYASNRSAVGGDPDLVKVGTKLKLSGTAATPQRHVSRSADRPAVRAAAGDAVRPVSGGTLTAGFGASGGRWARGHTGQDFAVPVGTAVRAARGGTVVKAGWGGAYGYEVVIRHHSGSYTQYAHLSQIRVPVGSSVDAGERIGRSGATGNVTGPHLHFEVRATPDYGSAVDPMAWLRRHGAFD
- a CDS encoding succinate dehydrogenase/fumarate reductase iron-sulfur subunit: MKLTLRVWRQRDAGADGGMTTYDVDGISPDMSFLEMLDTLNEELILKGDDPVAFDHDCREGICGACSLVINGEAHGPERTTTCQLHMRSFRDGDTIDVEPWRAAAFPVVRDLVVDRSAFDRIIQSGGYITAPTGAAPEAHATPVPKPDADTAFEHAECIGCGACVAACPNGSAMLFTSAKVNHLNVLPQGAPERESRVLDMVSTMDEEGFGGCTLTGECATACPKGIPLFSITRMNREYVRAARKGRR